ACGTGCGCAGGCGGATGCCGCGGAGCGAGCACGGTGGCCGCTATCTCTTCCCTGCCCCGACCGATCGAAGCGCCGATAGGTACATCCCCACACTGGCGATCTCCAGGGTGATTCGTCAGTGGGCCGACGCGATCCCGCACCTGGACTCGGAGGTCCTAGACAAGGACGGCACCCCGCTGCCATTCGACCGCTCGTTGATCTATCCCTATGCCTTCCGGCATTCATACGCCCAGCGACATGCGGACGCGGGCACTCAACTTGACGTGCTCAAAGAGCTTATGGATCACCGAGACGCCTCGACCACCATGGGCTACTACAAGGTGTCCTTGAAGAGGAAGCGGCAGGCCGTGAAGACGATGCGACTGCACGTCGTCGACCGCTCCGGACTCCCGGCCCCAATGGCGTCCAACATCTCCTACGAGCGACGTTCCGTCGCGGTCCCGTTCGGAGGCTGCGTCGAGCCTAGCAACGTCAAGGCGGGAGGACATGCCTGCCCGATCCGCTTCCAGTGTGCCGGATGCGGCTTCTACCGTCCCGATCCCTCCTACCTGCCCGCGATCGAGGACCACATCCGATCGCTGAAGGCCGACCGGGAAACCGCCGAAGCCATGGACGCCGAGGAATGGGTCGTGCGCAACATGGCCGAACAGGTGGCGTCATTCAAGGACGTTGCCGAGCAGATGAAGGAACAGATGGACAAGCTGGACCCCGCCGAGCGGGCCGAGATCGAGGAAGCGAGCAAGATTCTTCGCAAGACTCGGGCCGCGAACGGCCGCACCACGCTGCCACTGACCGTCATCCAGCGTCAGGAGCCCGGCGCATGAGCGTCAAGCGCACCCCCGCCGAAGTCCTCGTCGACTCCCGTCGGCGCGACAGCCGCCGCAAGCGAGCCAAGGTACTCGAGACCGTCGATGCCATGGTCAGCAGCGACCAGCCGGTGACGTTCGCGGCAGTGGCGAAGACCGCGGGAGTGTCGAACTGGCTCGTCTATGCCGATGGAGTACGCGAACACATCCAAACGGCAAGAGACAAGCAAGCCGCCCGAGTTCAGCGTGGTCGCCTTGCTGGCACTGCGGTCAGCGCAAGCGGCCTGAAGACCGACTTGGAGCTGGCTCGTCAGGAAATCGCGTTGCTGCGGGCCGAGCGAGATAAGCTCAAAGGCGCCCTGCAACGTCAACTCGGCCAGCAGCTCGACCAAGTGGCCGCTGGCGACCTGATCGCCCGGATCAACGAGCTGACCCAGCAGAACCAACGGCTGATCGCTGAGCGGGACGCCCTTGAACGGGAAAAGGCTGAGCTTGAGGCAAAGCTCGCCGAGACAGAGGAAGATCTCGGGGCCACCCGCACCAGCCTCCGCAGAATGATCCGCGCGGAAAACACATACCGGACCGAGTGAACGAAGGTGGCCGGTCCGCAATCTTGCCTGACCGGCCACCTTGTTCTTCCAGCACCGCTACCTGAAGCGCTCGCGGGCGGCCAAGCAATACTTGCACTCCGAACGAGAGGGAGGGAGGAGTGGCTAATCTCCGTATGTTCCCGCACTAACATTGCCCCCGTAGGGGAGATGAAGAT
Above is a genomic segment from Streptomyces marincola containing:
- a CDS encoding DUF6262 family protein, coding for MSVKRTPAEVLVDSRRRDSRRKRAKVLETVDAMVSSDQPVTFAAVAKTAGVSNWLVYADGVREHIQTARDKQAARVQRGRLAGTAVSASGLKTDLELARQEIALLRAERDKLKGALQRQLGQQLDQVAAGDLIARINELTQQNQRLIAERDALEREKAELEAKLAETEEDLGATRTSLRRMIRAENTYRTE